From Trichoderma atroviride chromosome 1, complete sequence, one genomic window encodes:
- a CDS encoding uncharacterized protein (EggNog:ENOG41) — MFARLSHAARHRLPIASSSSFITQSLARPTVFALKMSATGDRTIKTAACLIIGDEVLGGKTVDTNSAYLAKWCFSLGINLKRVEVIEDDESEIMEAVSRMSNRYDFIVTSGGIGPTHDDITYSSIAKAFGLPLKLHQETFEKMKKLSKPNPKQPNFDWNVDSPALRARLRMVELPTDESRDLGEQVVFPQEDLWVPVAVVNRNVHILPGVPLLFQKLLDGLKPHVLPRLVDPEGKGIHRIMISTPLPESSVAEYLTTLAARVEPHGVKVGSYPRWGRKRNTVTLVGRDQAYLESLVAEAEEAVQGKRVSKEDELDEPADKTEKKL; from the exons ATGTTTGCGCGGCTATCTCACGCCGCAAGACATCGCTTACCCAtcgcctcatcctcctctttcaTCACCCAATCTCTCGCTCGCCCAACCGTCTTCGCCTTGAAAATGTCAGCGACCGGTGACCGGACGATTAAGACGGCGGCATGCCTGATTATTGGCGATGAAGTGCTGGGCGGAAAG ACAGTTGAT ACCAACTCGGCGTATCTGGCAAAATGGTGTTTTTCACTCGGAATC AACTTGAAACGCGTCGAGGTCATCGAAGACGACGAGAGTGAAATCATGGAAGCCGTGAGCCGAATGAGCAACCGCTATGACTTTATCGTTACCAG CGGAGGCATCGGCCCAAC ACACGACGACATCACCTACTCATCCATTGCCAAGGCCTTTGGACTCCCCCTCAAGCTCCACCAAGAGACCtttgagaagatgaagaagctgtcaaAGCCAAATCCGAAGCAGCCGAACTTTGACTGGAACGTCGACTCCCCGGCTCTCAGGGCGAGGCTCCGCATGGTCGAGCTCCCAACAGACGAATCGCGCGACCTCGGGGAGCAAGTCGTCTTCCCGCAAGAAGACCTCTGGGTTCCCGTTGCGGTCGTCAACCGGAATGTGCACATCCTTCCCGGAGTACCGCTGCTCT TCCAGAAACTGTTGGATGGATTGAAGCCCCACGTCCTCCCCAGACTAGTCGATCCCGAAGGCAAAGGAATCCATCGCATCATGATATCCACGCCGCTGCCGGAGAGTTCGGTCGCGGAATACCTCACCACGTTGGCGGCTAGAGTTGAGCCTCACGGCGTCAAAGTAGGAAGCTACCCGCGATGGGGCAGGAAACGAAATACAGTTACATTGGTTGGAAG GGACCAAGCCTATCTCGAAAGCCTTGtggccgaggccgaagagGCAGTTCAGGGCAAGCGAGTTTCAAAAGAGGATGAGCTGGACGAGCCTGCCGAcaagacagagaagaagttgTAA
- a CDS encoding uncharacterized protein (EggNog:ENOG41), whose product MASESRLYQISGETKSHLLKFRLTTSRASKPQAVIYLIDKNTHEIRQDDDKTVYTSLDEIADDLPDSTPRFIFLSYPLTMPDGRLSVPYTMIYYLPINCNAATRMLYAGAKELIRNTAEVNKVIDIESAEDLEDIPKQLSG is encoded by the exons ATG GCTTCCGAATCCAGGCTCTACCAGATCTCCGGCGAGACCAAGTCTCATCTGCTCAAGTTCCGCTTGACGACATCTCGGGCCAGCAAACCTCAGGCAGTGATTT ATTTGATTGATAAAAACACTCACGAAATCCGCCAAGACGATGACAAGACTGTATACACCTCCCTCGACGAGATAGCCGACGACCTCCCCGACAGCACCCCTCGATTCATCTTCCTCAGCTATCCCTTGACGATG CCCGATGGACGGCTATCCGTGCCTTACACCATGATCTACTACCTCCCCATCAACTGCAATGCCGCAACAAGGATGCTCTACGCCGGCGCAAAAGAGCTGATACGCAACACGGCCGAGGTGAACAAGGTTATCGATATAGAGTCTGCAGAGGATCTGGAAGATATTCCAAAGCAGTTGAGCGgatag
- a CDS encoding uncharacterized protein (BUSCO:EOG092D3DNZ) codes for MSTATVASLRQSLCSEETPLPVRFRALFSLKHVAQTDPESTLPAIEAIAAAFASPSALLKHELAYCLGQTGNDAAIAPLRDVLSDLKEDPMCRHEAAEALGALGNATSLDILREFRDRADEEVVVKETCEIAIDRIEWENSEARKQEKLRQSDFASIDPAPPMPESEKSVDELGRVLMDLKQPLFMRYRAMFALRDLASPPDCPTAVPAVHALAKGFADSSALFRHEIAFVFGQLSHPASIPALTEALSNLEEASMVRHEAAEALGSLGDEEGVEDILKRFLQDKEQVVRESVIVALDMAEYERGGETEYALIPEVAGASA; via the exons ATGTCTACTGCTACTGTCGCAAGCCTGAGGCAGAGCCTCTGCTCTGAGGAAACTCCTCTGCCCGTCCGATTCCgcgctctcttctccctcaagCATGTCGCCCAAACCGACCCCGAGTCTACTCTTCCAGCTATCGAAGCCATCGCCGCTGCCTTTGCATCCCCGTCGGCTCTACTGAAACACGAGCTCGCATACTGCCTTGGCCAGACCGGCAACGATGCGGCCATTGCCCCTCTACGCGACGTCCTGTCAGACCTGAAGGAGGATCCCATGTGCAGACAcgaggccgccgaggctCTTGGAGCTCTGGGCAATGCTACAAGCCTGGACATACTTCGGGAATTCAGAGATCGTGCCGACGAAGAAGTCGTCGTCAAGGAGACGTGCGAGATTGCAATTGATCGCATTGAATGGGAGAACTCCGAGGCAAGGAAGCAGGAAAAGCTGCGCCAAAG TGATTTTGCTTCAATCGACCCGGCGCCGCCCATGCCCGAGTCCGAAAAGTCAGTTGACGAGCTTGGTAGAGTGCTCATGGATCTCAAGCAGCCCCTCTTCATGCGATACCGCGCCATGTTTGCCCTCCGCGAccttgcttctcctccagaCTGCCCAACTGCCGTTCCCGCCGTCCACGCCCTTGCCAAGGGATTCGCCGACTCCTCCGCACTGTTCCGTCACGAGATTGCCTTCGTCTTTGGCCAGCTTTCACATCCCGCATCTATCCCTGCCCTGACAGAGGCTCTAAGCAATCTGGAAGAGGCCAGCATGGTGCGCCACGAAGCTGCCGAGGCTCTGGGTagccttggagatgaagagggtgTCGAAGACATCTTGAAGCGATTCCTCCAAGACAAGGAGCAGGTTGTTCGGGAGAGTGTCATTGTCGCATTAGATATGGCCGAGTATGAGAGAGGTGGTGAGACGGAATATGCTTTGATTCCTGAGGTGGCCGGCGCCTCAGCATAG